The genomic window ACGCTGGGCGGCATTTCCGCCGAGCCCGGTCGCGCTGCGTTTGGCTATATCAAGGCCATCGAACTCGTGGACGGCACGGATGCCGGCTTGCCGGTGCATCTCGTGAACGGAGCGAAGCCGGGACCCACCGTTTTCATTGGCGCCGGTGCCCATGGAGATGAGATCAACGGCGTGCGCGCCGTTGTGGAGGCCGTCAGCCGCATAGATCCTTCCAGGCTCGCCGGGCGGGTCGTCGCCGTGCCCGTCCAGAATCCAATCGCCTATCGCGCTCGTTTTCGCTTGGTCACCCTCAATCAACTCGACAGTCAAAACATGCACCGCTGCTTTCCCGGCAGTGCGGGCGGGGACACGTCGGCCCGCCTGTGCAATTTAATTCTCGAAAAGATCATCAAGGCAGCTGGTGCCAGCTTCGTCATCGATTGCCATACAGGCTCGACTGGAAGCTACTATCCGCCTCTCGTATTCGTTTCCACAATCGGCCCGCAAGACGCCGTTGAGAAATCCCTGGCGGGTGCGCGCGCCTTCAACGCGCCGCTGACGATCCAGGCGGGTGGAAAGGCTGGTGTCTATGCGCTCGGCAATATGCTGCACATGGTAGCCATTGAACAAGGTATTCCAGCCATCGGATGCGAACTTGGCACGGCATTGCCCGCCGAAGACAAGCACAGCACGGTCGGCGCGGATGGTATCATGAACGTGCTCGCCCATCTTGGCATGATTGAAGCTCCGCCGCCTGATACCTCCGGTCAGGTTATCCTTGACGAGATATTCGAGTTGCGAGCGGAGCGAGGGGGGATCTGCGACTACCTCGTTTCTCCCGGCGATCCAGTCCAGGAAGGGCAGGCCGTCGCACGTGTAATCAACGTCTTCGGCGATGTCGTCGAGGA from Hyphomicrobiales bacterium includes these protein-coding regions:
- a CDS encoding putative Succinylglutamate desuccinylase/aspartoacylase (Evidence 3 : Putative function from multiple computational evidences), coding for MVMDMFTLGGISAEPGRAAFGYIKAIELVDGTDAGLPVHLVNGAKPGPTVFIGAGAHGDEINGVRAVVEAVSRIDPSRLAGRVVAVPVQNPIAYRARFRLVTLNQLDSQNMHRCFPGSAGGDTSARLCNLILEKIIKAAGASFVIDCHTGSTGSYYPPLVFVSTIGPQDAVEKSLAGARAFNAPLTIQAGGKAGVYALGNMLHMVAIEQGIPAIGCELGTALPAEDKHSTVGADGIMNVLAHLGMIEAPPPDTSGQVILDEIFELRAERGGICDYLVSPGDPVQEGQAVARVINVFGDVVEEIASPITGRVVTCTYWGSINQGERLVRIGRSTKTAA